Within Streptomyces antibioticus, the genomic segment TCATCCCGGTCTTCCTGCTGCTCAACGACCTGAACCAGTACGACCGGCTGTCCGGCCTGATCATCACGTACCTGACCTTCGTCCTGCCCTTCACGGTGTGGACCCTGCGCGGCTTCATCGTCAACATCCCGAAGGAGCTGGAGGAGGCCGCGATGGTCGACGGCTGCACCCGCACCGGCGCCTTCGTCCGGGTCGTCTTCCCGCTGCTGGCCCCCGGCATGGTCGCGACCTCCGTCTACGCCTTCATCCAGGCGTGGAACGAGTACCTCTACGCCCTGATGCTGCTCAGCCAGAAGAACCAGACGGCGACCGTGTGGCTCGGCAACTTCACCACCAAGCACGGCACCGAGTACGCCCCGATGATGGCCGGCGCCACCCTGATGGCCGTTCCGATCGTCGCCCTGTTCCTCCTCGTCCAGCGCAAGATGGCCGCGGGTCTCACCGCGGGCGCCGTGAAGGGATGACGCCCCGATGACGACCATCACCAGCGGCACCGACACGCTCACCCGGGACGCCCTGACCGTCCTCCAGCCCGGCTTCCCGGGCACCACCGCCCCCGACTGGCTGCTGCGCCGCCTGGGCGAGGGCCTGGCCTCGGTCGGCCTGTTCGGCCGCAACATCGCCTCCGCGGAGCAACTCGCCGCCCTCACCGCACAGTTGCGGGCCGAGCGGGACGACGTCCTGGTCGCCATCGACGAGGAGGGCGGTGACGTCACCCGTCTGGAGGTGCGCACCGGCTCCTCCTTCCCCGGCAACCACGCGCTGGGCGCGGTGGACGACGTGGACCTGACCCGCCGGGTCGCCCACGAGCTGGGCCGCCGGCTCGCCGAGTGCGGGGTCAACCTCAACTGGGCCCCGTCGGCCGACGTGAACTCCAACCCGGCCAACCCGGTGATCGGCGTCCGCTCCTTCGGGCCCGACACCGACCTGGTCGCCCGGCACACCGCCGCCTATGTCACCGGCCTCCAGGCCGCCGGCGTGGCCGCCTGCACCAAGCACTTCCCCGGCCACGGCGACACGGCCGTCGACTCCCACCACGCGCTGCCGCGCATCGACGTCCCGGCGGACGTCCTCTCCGCGCGCGAGCTGGTCCCGTTCCGCGCGGCCATCGGCGCCGGCAGCCGGGCGGTCATGAGCGCCCACATCCTGGTCCCGGCCCTGGACCCGGTCCACCCGGCGACCCTGTCCCGCCGCATCCTCACCGGCCTGCTGCGCGAGGAACTCGGCTACGACGGCCTGATCGTCACCGACGGCATGGAGATGCAGGCCATCGCCGGCACCTACGGCATCGAGCGCGGCAGCGTCCTCGCCATCGCCGCGGGCGCCGACGCCATCTGCGTGGGCGGCGGCCTCGCCGACGACGAGACGGTACGGCGGCTGCGCGACGCCCTCACCGCCGCGGTCCGCGCCGGTGACCTGCCCGAGGAGCGGCTCGCCGACGCGGCGCGGCGGGTGCGGGAGCTGGCCGGCTGGGCCGCCTCGGCGCCCACCGCCGCCGACGGGGCCGAGCCGGAGGTCGGTCTGACCGCCGCCCGCCGGGCGCTGCGCGTCACCGGCGCCGAGGGCTTCGCCCCGCTCACCGAGGCGCCCTACGTCGCCGCGCTCGCCCCGGTCGCGAACATCGCCGTCGGTGACGAGACCCCGTGGGGCGTGGCCGCGGAACTGGCCCGGCTGCTGCCGGGAACGGCGACGGGCAGCTTCACCGGCGAGGACGCGGGCCACGCGGCGCTGGCCGCGGCGGGGGAGCGTCGTCTCGTGGTGGTCGTCCGAGACGAACACCGCCACCCCTGGATGGCGGCGGCCCTCGACACCCTGCTCGCGGCCCGCCCGGACACCGTTGTCGTCGAGATGGGCGTCCCGCAGGCCCCACCGCGCGGCGCCCTGCACGTGGCCACCCACGGCGCGGCCCAGGTCTGCGGCCGCGCGGCGGCGGAGGTCCTGATCGGGGGGTAGGACCTGCCGCGGCTGTGAGGAAGGCGCCGACTTCCCCTTCGAGGGGCGGTCGGCGCCTCTCTGCGTGTGGGTGCTTCTCTTTTTTTTGGGGGGGGGGCTGGTCGGGGGCGTGGCGCGTCCCGCCGGAGGCGGCGCCCTGCACCTGGCCACCCATGGCGGGGCGCAGATCTGTTGGCCGGGCGGCGATGGAGTCCGTGGTCGGGGGTGTCAGGAATCCCGCCGCGGACCGCGCCCTGCGGTGCCCTGAGGTCCGCAGGCGTGCGGAAGGCGCTGGGCTTCCCTCTTCAGGGGGAGGGGCTGGCTGGCGCCCTTTGCGCGTACGGGCTCTGGGGTCCAGGTCTGTGGCCGCACGGCGGCGGAGCAGGTGGTCGGTGGGTAGCACCCGCTGCGGCGATGCGTAGGGCGCCGGCTGCCCTTAGGGGCCGGCGCCTGCCGTGGTCATGCGGAAGGCGCCGGCTTCCCC encodes:
- a CDS encoding carbohydrate ABC transporter permease — its product is MSTVSTPGRSKLGWNLVGLLVFVVAGFPVYWMLNTAFKPAKDAIDPDPSLLPTGMTFSNFGRALDIADFWGPVWRSLVVSMTVVVIGIVIGLLAALAISRFAFRGRKIVIVGILAVQMVPLVAMIIPVFLLLNDLNQYDRLSGLIITYLTFVLPFTVWTLRGFIVNIPKELEEAAMVDGCTRTGAFVRVVFPLLAPGMVATSVYAFIQAWNEYLYALMLLSQKNQTATVWLGNFTTKHGTEYAPMMAGATLMAVPIVALFLLVQRKMAAGLTAGAVKG
- a CDS encoding glycoside hydrolase family 3 protein translates to MTTITSGTDTLTRDALTVLQPGFPGTTAPDWLLRRLGEGLASVGLFGRNIASAEQLAALTAQLRAERDDVLVAIDEEGGDVTRLEVRTGSSFPGNHALGAVDDVDLTRRVAHELGRRLAECGVNLNWAPSADVNSNPANPVIGVRSFGPDTDLVARHTAAYVTGLQAAGVAACTKHFPGHGDTAVDSHHALPRIDVPADVLSARELVPFRAAIGAGSRAVMSAHILVPALDPVHPATLSRRILTGLLREELGYDGLIVTDGMEMQAIAGTYGIERGSVLAIAAGADAICVGGGLADDETVRRLRDALTAAVRAGDLPEERLADAARRVRELAGWAASAPTAADGAEPEVGLTAARRALRVTGAEGFAPLTEAPYVAALAPVANIAVGDETPWGVAAELARLLPGTATGSFTGEDAGHAALAAAGERRLVVVVRDEHRHPWMAAALDTLLAARPDTVVVEMGVPQAPPRGALHVATHGAAQVCGRAAAEVLIGG